One part of the Cystobacter ferrugineus genome encodes these proteins:
- a CDS encoding glycoside hydrolase family 71/99-like protein produces the protein MTRHRFVNEGAGVFAALVLAGCGSTPSELGSEVRPGAEPPSASVRAPLAVSKTFTKKVYVHLMPWFESNTTSGNGSWGIHWTMANKNPNVVDGTGKRQIASHYYPLIGPYGSGDKDVIEYQLLLMKYAGVDGVLIDWPGTLNCVDYPKNKQNAEALINKTAAVGLEFAIVYEDNNLSLASGYGCSVPDKHAAARNDMIYMRDNYFSRGNYIRINNAPLLLDFGPQTFKSPGDWSNIFSPLSTKPTFLTLWYQNGDAGANAQGEYPWIYSDFTTGLQNFYNNRPLGVKFGVAYPGFNTFYTAGGWGGPTWTLPYNGTSTFGQTMDMAKNSGVNWIQLATWNDYGEGTMIEPTREFGYGFLTTLQQKLGVPYGQGQLELIAKLYEQRKQYAGDGSKQNQLNEAFNYFVALQPDKAATILGGGTTNPPPTPPNPTVTNSGFESGMTGWNTWSPNGTAGAAFTETYNGGYNSANHLTHYSPGAFETWTYQIVNGIPNGNYRVRAWVRKGGDFGFSRLQAKTCASCTPAVTNLGTYSAWTQLETPTIAVTAGYLEFGLHTQATSGSSFVHLDDVQLIRQ, from the coding sequence ATGACGCGTCATCGTTTCGTGAACGAGGGAGCCGGTGTGTTCGCCGCGCTCGTGCTGGCGGGATGTGGTTCCACACCGTCTGAGCTGGGGAGTGAGGTCCGTCCGGGCGCGGAGCCGCCCTCCGCCTCCGTGCGTGCGCCCCTGGCCGTGAGCAAGACTTTCACCAAGAAGGTCTACGTCCACCTGATGCCCTGGTTCGAGAGCAATACCACCTCGGGCAACGGCTCCTGGGGGATCCACTGGACCATGGCCAACAAGAATCCCAACGTGGTGGATGGCACGGGCAAGCGGCAGATCGCCTCGCACTACTACCCGTTGATCGGACCCTACGGGTCCGGCGACAAGGACGTGATCGAGTACCAGCTCTTGCTCATGAAGTACGCGGGCGTGGACGGCGTGCTCATCGACTGGCCCGGCACGCTCAACTGCGTGGACTACCCCAAGAACAAGCAGAACGCCGAGGCCCTCATCAACAAGACGGCCGCGGTGGGTCTGGAGTTCGCCATCGTCTACGAGGACAACAACCTCTCGCTGGCGTCCGGCTACGGCTGCTCCGTTCCCGACAAGCACGCCGCGGCCCGCAATGACATGATCTACATGCGGGACAACTACTTCTCCCGCGGCAACTACATCAGGATCAACAACGCGCCCCTGCTGCTGGACTTCGGTCCCCAGACGTTCAAGTCGCCGGGCGATTGGAGCAACATCTTCTCGCCGCTGTCGACCAAACCGACCTTCCTCACGCTCTGGTACCAGAACGGCGACGCCGGGGCCAACGCCCAGGGCGAGTACCCGTGGATCTACTCGGATTTCACCACCGGGTTGCAGAACTTCTATAACAACCGTCCGCTGGGCGTGAAGTTCGGCGTGGCCTACCCCGGCTTCAACACCTTCTACACGGCGGGTGGATGGGGTGGCCCGACCTGGACCCTGCCCTACAATGGGACGAGCACGTTCGGCCAGACGATGGACATGGCCAAGAACAGCGGCGTGAACTGGATCCAGCTCGCCACCTGGAACGACTACGGCGAAGGCACGATGATCGAGCCGACGCGTGAGTTCGGCTATGGCTTCCTGACCACCCTGCAACAGAAGCTCGGCGTGCCCTACGGGCAGGGCCAGCTCGAGCTCATCGCGAAGCTGTACGAGCAGCGCAAGCAGTACGCGGGCGATGGGTCCAAGCAGAACCAGCTCAACGAGGCCTTCAACTACTTCGTGGCCCTGCAGCCGGACAAGGCCGCGACGATCCTCGGCGGGGGCACCACGAATCCGCCGCCCACCCCCCCCAATCCCACGGTCACCAACAGCGGCTTCGAGTCCGGCATGACGGGCTGGAACACCTGGTCACCCAATGGCACCGCCGGGGCCGCGTTCACCGAGACCTACAACGGCGGCTACAACAGCGCCAACCACCTGACGCACTACAGCCCCGGTGCCTTCGAGACGTGGACGTACCAGATCGTCAACGGCATCCCCAACGGCAACTACCGGGTGCGCGCCTGGGTCCGCAAGGGTGGTGACTTCGGCTTCTCCCGCCTCCAGGCCAAGACGTGCGCTTCCTGCACCCCCGCCGTCACGAACCTCGGCACGTACAGCGCCTGGACCCAACTGGAGACGCCCACCATCGCCGTGACCGCGGGCTACCTGGAGTTCGGCCTCCACACCCAGGCCACCAGCGGCAGCAGCTTCGTCCACCTGGACGACGTGCAGCTCATCCGCCAGTAG
- a CDS encoding TetR/AcrR family transcriptional regulator, whose product MSGRNRASPRKRPRQERSKATVEVILEAAAHVLVSSGYEGTTTKQVAERAGVSIGSLYQYFPSKEALVAMLVERLHQRVLGILADKLVPHPITDLAQEVRELVRSLVDVYGVNPELQRVLLEQAPRIGPLQVVQEIEARVEFLVQGVLSQNLEFERPRNLSLVVFIIIRALRSAVWAAVVERPELIGTPELVEELSALVLGYLRPLERLAPGPERPKP is encoded by the coding sequence ATGAGCGGACGCAACCGGGCTTCCCCTCGGAAAAGGCCCCGCCAGGAGCGCTCGAAGGCCACGGTGGAGGTGATCCTCGAGGCGGCGGCTCACGTTCTGGTCAGCTCTGGCTACGAGGGCACCACGACCAAGCAGGTAGCCGAGCGTGCCGGGGTGAGCATCGGCTCGCTCTACCAGTACTTCCCGAGCAAGGAAGCCCTGGTCGCCATGCTGGTGGAACGACTGCACCAGCGTGTCCTGGGGATCCTCGCCGACAAGCTGGTGCCGCATCCCATCACGGATCTGGCGCAGGAGGTGCGCGAGCTGGTGCGGTCGCTGGTGGATGTCTACGGGGTGAATCCGGAGCTGCAGCGGGTGCTGCTGGAGCAGGCGCCGCGCATCGGCCCGCTTCAGGTCGTGCAGGAGATCGAGGCGCGCGTGGAGTTCCTCGTCCAGGGCGTGCTCTCCCAGAACCTGGAGTTCGAGCGTCCGCGCAACCTGAGCCTGGTCGTCTTCATCATCATCCGCGCCCTGCGCAGCGCCGTCTGGGCCGCGGTCGTCGAGCGGCCCGAGCTGATCGGCACTCCCGAGCTCGTGGAGGAGCTGAGTGCGCTCGTGCTCGGCTACCTGCGGCCCCTCGAGCGCCTCGCGCCCGGCCCGGAGCGCCCGAAGCCGTAG
- a CDS encoding bifunctional cytochrome P450/NADPH--P450 reductase, whose protein sequence is MSKPSLSTTIPQPRARPLVGNVPDVGFETPLQNMMKLAREFGPIFRLAFPGENFLRVISSYELVADACDETRFEKHLGQVLLQLRDLGRDGLFTADSREHNWGKAHRLLMPAFSPAAMRNYHDGMYDVADQMLTRWARFGPDTDIDVSDNMTRLTLDTIALCGFDFRFNSFYQREMHPFVESMVRALAEAGDRTRRVPLQTQLMLRTQRQYQSDIQYMYEVVRQLIVRRRALPPEEAPRDLLGLMLEAKDPLTGEKLDDDNMRAQLMTFLIAGHETTSGLLSFAVYFLLRYPEVLQKAYEEVDRVLGSEPPRFEQISQLQYIDQILRETLRLWPTAPAFTLHAKEDNTLLAGRYPVGVKDTIMVLIPMLHRDPAVWKDPERFDPERFAPEVRDSIPAHAWKPFGNGMRACIGRAFALQEATLVLGTMLQRFHISSPEPYALRIRETLTLKPDGLKLRVRARKPVSRAPAARRATTPAPVASSSQPPEKMAAHDTPLLLLYGSNSGASEAFARRIASDGLARGYTAKVAPLDEYAGKLPRKGAVVIVTASYNGQPPDNARAFHTWLSNVPAGSLEGVRYAVFGCGNRDWGETYQAVPKFIDERLSAAGARSLLSRGEADARADFFGDFDYWYSPFWTRVGEGLGVVSGEVDAGPRYTVEVVPPVSAELVKQNKLELATLVDNRELVDMTSPFGRSKRHLTFKLPQGVTYAAGDYLAVLPENHPELVERAARRFGMSPEATVILGSARGDQGSSLPTGRPVLVRELLGRHVELSAPATRKDLERLAEKNPCPPHAMHLAALAQDAERYKKEILDKRVSVLELLEQYTSCILTFGDFLELLPAMRVRQYSVSSSPLADPTVCTLTVAVVDAEAWSGQGRFRGTCSSYLARLRPGEQVAVAVRTPNVPFHPPASNATPIVMVAAGTGLAPFRGFIQERALRHARGDAAGPALFFFGCDHPEVDFLYREELAAWEREGVLKVLPAFFRQPDGDVTFVQHRLWKEREQVKALLDQGALLFICGDGRLMAPAVRETLARLHQEKVGCTSEEATAWLAAMEKQGRLVVDVFA, encoded by the coding sequence ATGAGCAAGCCCTCCCTGTCCACGACCATCCCCCAGCCCCGCGCACGCCCCCTCGTGGGCAACGTGCCCGATGTGGGCTTCGAAACGCCCCTGCAGAACATGATGAAGCTGGCGCGCGAGTTCGGGCCCATCTTCCGGCTGGCCTTCCCGGGGGAGAACTTCCTCCGGGTGATCAGCTCCTACGAGTTGGTGGCCGACGCCTGTGACGAGACGCGCTTCGAGAAGCACCTGGGCCAGGTCCTCCTGCAACTGCGCGACCTGGGGCGCGACGGCCTCTTCACCGCGGACTCGCGCGAGCATAACTGGGGCAAGGCCCACCGCCTGCTGATGCCCGCCTTCAGCCCCGCGGCCATGCGCAACTACCACGACGGCATGTACGACGTGGCCGACCAGATGCTCACCCGCTGGGCGCGCTTCGGACCCGACACCGACATCGACGTGTCCGACAACATGACGCGGCTCACGCTCGACACCATCGCGCTGTGCGGCTTCGACTTCCGCTTCAACAGCTTCTACCAGCGGGAGATGCACCCCTTCGTGGAATCCATGGTGCGCGCCCTGGCCGAGGCGGGCGACCGGACCCGCCGGGTGCCCCTGCAGACGCAGCTCATGCTGCGCACCCAACGTCAGTACCAGTCGGACATCCAGTACATGTACGAGGTGGTGCGCCAGCTCATCGTCCGGCGCCGCGCGCTCCCACCCGAGGAGGCTCCGCGCGATCTGCTGGGCCTGATGCTCGAGGCGAAGGATCCCCTCACGGGGGAGAAGCTCGACGACGACAACATGCGCGCCCAGCTCATGACCTTCCTCATCGCGGGCCACGAGACGACGAGCGGTCTGTTGTCCTTCGCCGTCTACTTCCTGCTGCGCTACCCCGAGGTGCTCCAGAAGGCCTACGAGGAGGTGGACCGGGTGCTGGGCTCGGAGCCGCCCCGCTTCGAGCAGATCTCCCAGTTGCAGTACATCGATCAGATCCTGCGCGAGACGCTGCGCCTGTGGCCCACCGCGCCGGCCTTCACCCTGCACGCCAAGGAGGACAACACCCTGCTGGCGGGGCGCTACCCCGTGGGGGTGAAGGACACGATCATGGTGCTCATCCCCATGCTGCACCGCGACCCCGCGGTGTGGAAGGACCCGGAGCGCTTCGATCCGGAGCGCTTCGCTCCCGAGGTGCGCGACAGCATTCCGGCCCACGCGTGGAAGCCGTTCGGCAACGGGATGCGCGCGTGCATCGGCCGGGCGTTCGCGCTCCAGGAGGCCACGCTGGTGCTGGGCACGATGCTGCAGCGCTTCCACATCTCCTCGCCCGAGCCCTACGCGCTGCGCATCCGCGAGACGCTCACGCTCAAGCCCGATGGGCTCAAGCTGCGCGTGCGCGCGCGCAAGCCCGTCTCCCGCGCCCCCGCGGCCCGGCGGGCCACCACCCCCGCGCCCGTGGCGTCCTCGTCCCAGCCCCCGGAGAAGATGGCCGCGCATGACACGCCCCTGCTCCTGCTCTACGGCTCCAACTCGGGAGCGTCCGAGGCGTTCGCCCGGCGCATCGCCAGTGACGGGCTCGCGCGCGGCTACACGGCGAAGGTGGCGCCGCTGGACGAGTACGCCGGGAAGCTGCCCAGGAAGGGCGCGGTCGTGATCGTGACGGCCTCCTACAATGGCCAGCCCCCGGACAACGCGCGCGCCTTCCACACGTGGCTGTCCAACGTGCCCGCGGGCTCGCTCGAGGGCGTGCGCTACGCGGTGTTCGGCTGCGGCAACCGGGACTGGGGCGAGACCTACCAGGCCGTGCCCAAGTTCATCGACGAGCGGCTGAGCGCGGCGGGAGCCCGCTCCCTGCTCTCGCGGGGCGAAGCGGATGCGCGGGCCGACTTCTTCGGCGACTTCGACTACTGGTACTCCCCCTTCTGGACGCGGGTGGGCGAGGGCCTGGGAGTGGTCTCCGGCGAGGTGGACGCGGGGCCGCGCTACACGGTGGAAGTCGTCCCTCCGGTGAGCGCGGAGCTGGTGAAACAGAACAAGCTCGAGCTGGCCACGCTGGTGGACAACCGCGAGCTCGTCGACATGACGTCGCCCTTCGGCCGCTCCAAGCGGCACCTCACCTTCAAGCTGCCCCAGGGCGTGACGTACGCGGCGGGTGACTACCTGGCGGTGTTGCCGGAGAACCACCCGGAGCTCGTGGAGCGCGCCGCGCGCCGCTTCGGGATGAGCCCGGAGGCCACCGTCATCCTCGGCTCCGCCCGGGGCGATCAGGGCTCCTCGCTCCCCACGGGACGGCCCGTGCTGGTGCGCGAGCTGCTCGGCCGGCACGTGGAGCTGTCGGCGCCCGCCACGCGCAAGGACCTGGAGCGGCTGGCGGAGAAGAACCCCTGCCCGCCGCACGCCATGCACCTGGCGGCCCTCGCCCAGGACGCCGAGCGCTACAAGAAGGAGATCCTCGACAAGCGCGTGAGCGTGTTGGAGCTGTTGGAGCAGTACACCTCGTGCATCCTCACCTTCGGAGACTTCCTCGAGCTGCTGCCGGCCATGCGCGTGCGACAGTACTCGGTCTCCTCGTCCCCCCTGGCGGATCCCACGGTGTGCACGCTGACGGTGGCGGTGGTGGACGCGGAGGCGTGGAGCGGCCAGGGCCGCTTCCGTGGCACGTGCTCGAGCTACCTGGCGCGGCTGCGTCCGGGCGAGCAGGTGGCGGTGGCGGTGCGCACGCCGAACGTGCCCTTCCACCCGCCCGCGTCGAACGCGACGCCCATCGTCATGGTGGCCGCGGGCACGGGGCTGGCGCCCTTCCGGGGCTTCATCCAGGAGCGCGCCCTGCGTCACGCCCGGGGAGACGCGGCCGGGCCCGCGCTGTTCTTCTTCGGGTGCGATCACCCGGAGGTGGACTTCCTCTACCGCGAGGAGCTGGCGGCCTGGGAGCGCGAGGGCGTGCTGAAGGTGCTGCCCGCCTTCTTCCGTCAGCCCGACGGCGACGTGACGTTCGTGCAGCACCGGCTGTGGAAGGAGCGCGAGCAGGTGAAGGCACTGCTCGACCAGGGCGCCCTGCTCTTCATCTGTGGGGATGGGCGGCTCATGGCGCCCGCGGTGCGTGAGACGCTGGCGCGGCTCCACCAGGAGAAGGTGGGCTGCACCTCGGAGGAGGCCACGGCGTGGCTGGCGGCCATGGAGAAGCAGGGCCGCCTGGTGGTCGACGTCTTCGCCTGA
- a CDS encoding alanine racemase, whose product MPSLIVDLDKLEHNIQFIKAFCEANRLEWVGVVKGCESSVPVIELFQRSGVTSLGIASLVTAREQQRHFREKPMLVAIPSVQEAQAVVTSCGSSLNSELETIEALAEAAEREGVTHEVILMIEVGDLREGVMPEDAVRTVRKILELGSKHLELSGIGANLACCSGVLPSSENVSLLNGLAVEIEKSLGHPMKKVSIGGSVMLDWMENHSLPPRLNQLRIGEAILLGTIPGVDKKHKALLDNAFLLSGTVLEIKTKPSVPMGEVGTDAFGVKPRFEDKGLRKRALVNLGAIHTAPRSLMPVPSNVRFVNSNSNYSVYDVTDCPQEFRPGDTMDFRLSYSSLIQGLLSPYVQKSYRGASASL is encoded by the coding sequence ATGCCAAGCCTGATCGTCGATTTGGACAAGCTCGAGCACAACATCCAGTTCATCAAGGCGTTCTGCGAGGCGAACCGGTTGGAGTGGGTGGGGGTCGTGAAGGGCTGCGAGAGCTCCGTGCCCGTCATCGAGCTCTTCCAGCGCAGTGGGGTGACGTCCCTGGGGATCGCGAGCCTGGTCACGGCCAGGGAACAGCAGCGCCACTTCCGTGAGAAGCCCATGTTGGTGGCCATCCCGTCCGTCCAGGAGGCCCAGGCCGTCGTCACCTCCTGCGGGTCCAGCCTGAATTCAGAGCTGGAGACGATCGAGGCCCTGGCCGAGGCCGCGGAGCGGGAGGGAGTCACGCATGAAGTCATCCTCATGATCGAGGTGGGCGATCTGCGCGAGGGCGTCATGCCGGAAGACGCCGTGAGGACCGTGCGGAAGATCCTGGAGCTCGGCTCGAAGCACCTCGAGCTGAGTGGGATTGGCGCCAACCTGGCGTGTTGCAGTGGCGTCCTGCCTTCCTCCGAGAACGTCTCGTTGCTCAATGGGCTCGCCGTGGAGATCGAGAAGAGCCTGGGGCATCCGATGAAGAAGGTGTCCATCGGCGGCTCGGTGATGCTGGACTGGATGGAGAACCACTCCCTGCCTCCCAGGCTCAACCAACTCCGGATCGGCGAGGCGATCCTCCTGGGGACGATCCCCGGCGTGGACAAGAAGCACAAGGCGCTGCTCGACAATGCCTTCCTGTTGTCGGGAACGGTCCTGGAGATCAAGACCAAGCCCTCCGTTCCGATGGGCGAGGTGGGGACGGATGCCTTTGGCGTGAAGCCCCGGTTCGAGGACAAGGGGCTGCGCAAGCGCGCCCTGGTGAACCTGGGCGCCATCCACACCGCCCCGAGGAGCCTGATGCCCGTCCCGTCCAACGTGCGGTTCGTCAACAGCAACTCGAACTACAGCGTGTATGACGTGACGGACTGCCCCCAGGAGTTCAGGCCGGGCGATACGATGGATTTCCGGTTGTCGTACTCGTCCCTCATCCAGGGACTGCTCTCGCCCTACGTCCAGAAGAGCTATCGGGGCGCGAGCGCCTCCCTCTGA
- a CDS encoding fatty acid desaturase family protein, translating to MASIVFCLVLALALQAADHLYHRKDLSKTSFASSNVSLKEFRKEFAGLGHRPLDNYFAVFPFAWTYLLIIASVIAFNIFDSVIVRALLVLFVTGRFRSLQEIGHFAVHGALCPNLKWGMFLANVLYQFPALMPEAKARKDIHVRRHHSSVNMDHDPDLKELLDVGLKPGISNARFWSALFFPLTWRGLLARVKEMVSYLLADRFSLNFFLRIATIATVVGLFVAFDSVNALIFLYVVPVFITYPLFYWLAHVALHRWFAPCDPKLGYYERELELGRPTEFKGPLGFIVRHNIFPLGDSYHLAHSLFPNVRWNHLPQVDAIMKRHCPKYSENMSCNLIIPGRSLPSAISELRERVVEGRMEGLPQSP from the coding sequence ATGGCCTCCATCGTGTTTTGTCTTGTGCTGGCGCTTGCCCTGCAAGCGGCCGATCACCTCTATCATCGCAAGGATTTGAGCAAGACGAGCTTCGCCTCGTCCAATGTCTCGCTGAAGGAGTTCCGCAAGGAGTTCGCCGGGCTCGGCCACCGTCCCCTGGACAATTATTTCGCGGTATTTCCGTTCGCCTGGACGTATCTGCTCATCATTGCCTCTGTCATTGCTTTCAATATCTTCGACTCGGTCATCGTCCGGGCGCTGCTGGTCCTGTTCGTGACGGGGCGCTTCCGCTCGCTGCAAGAGATTGGCCATTTCGCCGTGCACGGGGCGCTCTGCCCGAACCTCAAGTGGGGCATGTTCCTCGCCAATGTCCTCTACCAGTTCCCCGCGCTCATGCCGGAGGCCAAGGCCAGAAAGGACATCCATGTCCGGCGGCACCACAGCTCCGTGAACATGGATCACGATCCGGATCTGAAGGAGCTGCTGGACGTGGGCTTGAAGCCCGGCATCAGCAACGCCAGGTTCTGGTCGGCCCTCTTCTTCCCGCTCACCTGGAGGGGCTTGCTTGCCCGGGTCAAGGAGATGGTCTCCTACCTGCTGGCCGACCGCTTCTCGCTGAACTTCTTCCTGCGCATCGCGACGATCGCCACCGTCGTGGGCCTGTTCGTGGCCTTCGACTCGGTCAACGCGTTGATCTTCCTCTACGTCGTCCCCGTGTTCATCACCTACCCACTCTTCTACTGGCTCGCGCACGTCGCGCTGCATCGCTGGTTCGCGCCCTGCGATCCCAAGCTGGGTTATTACGAGCGGGAGCTGGAGCTGGGACGTCCCACGGAGTTCAAGGGGCCGCTTGGCTTCATCGTCCGGCACAACATCTTCCCCCTGGGTGATTCCTATCACCTGGCGCATTCGCTGTTTCCGAACGTCCGCTGGAATCATCTGCCGCAGGTGGATGCCATCATGAAGCGCCACTGCCCCAAGTACAGCGAGAACATGAGCTGCAACCTGATCATCCCCGGCCGGAGCCTGCCCTCGGCGATCTCCGAGCTGAGGGAGCGCGTGGTGGAAGGCCGGATGGAAGGGCTGCCGCAGTCTCCGTGA
- a CDS encoding DMT family transporter has protein sequence MSALPAILLGLGSALFFTMTYVLNRNMVATGGFWAWTTSLRYFIMLPVLFVLVAMRGGWPALWAAMKRHPWEWIVWGTVSFGVFYTFLTLAADHGPSWLIAGTFQVSAIACPLLSPFIYTDERRRIPLEAVGMGSLILLGVLVLQLGHFDLAMPASAWLALLLVFISAVAYPLGNRRLMLHLEREGLHLDAGQRVLGMTLGSMPLWLVEASYGYARVGWPPATQVLQSAGVAILAGVIGTTLFFRATQLVANNPVGLAAVEATQSTELLFALVLGVLFLDESWPTPISLTGALLIVVGLVIYSRISQSAELAPVEG, from the coding sequence TTGTCCGCCCTCCCCGCCATCCTGCTCGGCCTCGGCTCGGCGTTGTTCTTCACCATGACCTATGTGCTCAACCGAAACATGGTGGCGACAGGTGGGTTCTGGGCCTGGACCACGTCCCTGCGCTATTTCATCATGCTGCCCGTGCTGTTCGTGCTCGTGGCCATGCGGGGAGGTTGGCCCGCGCTGTGGGCCGCGATGAAGCGGCACCCCTGGGAGTGGATCGTCTGGGGCACCGTGAGCTTTGGCGTCTTCTATACGTTCCTGACGCTGGCGGCGGATCATGGGCCCTCCTGGCTGATCGCCGGGACCTTCCAGGTGTCGGCGATCGCGTGCCCGCTGCTCTCGCCGTTCATCTACACGGACGAGCGGCGGCGGATCCCCCTGGAGGCCGTGGGCATGGGCTCGTTGATCCTCCTGGGCGTGCTGGTCCTGCAACTGGGCCACTTCGACCTGGCCATGCCGGCCAGCGCCTGGCTGGCGCTGCTGCTGGTGTTCATCTCCGCCGTCGCGTACCCCCTGGGCAATCGCCGGTTGATGTTGCACCTGGAGCGCGAGGGCCTCCACCTGGATGCCGGCCAGCGCGTGCTGGGAATGACCCTGGGGAGCATGCCCCTGTGGCTGGTCGAGGCGAGCTATGGCTACGCCCGCGTGGGGTGGCCCCCCGCCACCCAGGTGCTGCAATCCGCGGGCGTGGCCATCCTGGCGGGGGTCATCGGCACCACGTTGTTCTTCCGCGCCACCCAACTGGTGGCCAACAATCCCGTGGGACTCGCCGCCGTGGAGGCCACCCAGTCCACCGAGCTGCTCTTCGCGCTGGTGCTGGGTGTGCTCTTCCTGGATGAGTCGTGGCCCACCCCGATCAGCCTCACGGGGGCCCTGCTCATCGTGGTGGGCCTGGTGATCTACAGCCGCATCAGCCAGAGCGCCGAGCTGGCGCCCGTGGAAGGCTAG